GCGGCCCGAACCGGGACGTCGCCGACGAGTGGCTGCACCGCTTCCCGGCCGACGCGAAGCCGTCGCCGTACATCGGCCGGTCCGGCTGGAACAGCCTGCGGCTGGACGGCGGGATCGACGACGAGGAGCTGATCGACGCCGTCGACGGGTCATACGACGCGGTGGTGGCGAAGCTGCCCCGCCGCGAGCGGCCGACGGCCTGAGGGTCGGCGCGGGTGGTGCCACCCGCGCCGACCCGACGGACGTCAGCGGGGCACGACCCGCTCGGAGGCCCAGTCCCGCCAGCCGGCCAGCTTGTCGGCGGCGGCCGCGAGCTGGTCGGCGACCGGGCCGGGCCCGGTGGAGCCGGGCGTGGTCCGGGCGGCGAGCGCGGAGCGGACCGAGAGCACGTCCCGCACCGACGGGTCGAGGTGCTCGCTCACCGCGGCCAGGTCGGCGTCGGAGACCTCGTCCAGGGCGCAGTCGCGGGCCACGCAGAGCGCGACCAGCTTGCCGGTGATCTCGTGAGCGTCGCGGAACGGCACGTTCCTGCGGACCAGCCAGTCGGCGACCTCGGTGGCGAGCGAGAAGCCGACCGGCGCGGCGGCCACCAGGCGGTCCACCCGGACCGTCATCGTGGAGATCATCCCGGCCAGCGCCGGCAACAGCAGCTCCAGGGTGTCGACCGCGTCGAAGGCCGGCTCCTTGTCCTCCTGCATGTCCCGGTCGTAGGTCATCGGCAGGCCCTTGAGCATGGTGAGCACGCTCATCAGCCCGCCCACCAGGCGGCCGGACTTGCCCCGGGCCAGTTCCGCGACGTCCGCGTTCTTCTTCTGCGGCATGATCGACGAGCCGGTGGCGAAGGCGTCGTCCAGCTCGACCCAGCCGAACTCGTGCGACGTCCAGAGCACCACCTCCTCGCCGAGGCGGGACAGGTGCACCCCGATCAGCGCGGTGGTGAAGAGGAACTCGGCGACGAAGTCCCGGTCGGCGACCGCGTCCATCGAGTTGGCGAACGAGGTGCGGAAGCCCAGTTCCTTGGAGACCGCCACCGGGTCCAGCGGCAGGCCGGAGCCGGCCAGCGCACCCGCACCGAGCGGGCTGATCGCCGCCCGGTGGTCCCAGTCCCGCAGCCGTTCCAGGTCGCGCAGCAGCGGCTGCACGTGGGCGAGCAGCCAGTGCCCGAACGTCACCGGCTGCGCGTGCTGCAGGTGCGTCATGCCGGGCGCGGCGGTGTCCACGTGCCGCTCGGCCTGCTCGACCAGCGCCTCGGCCAGCTCGACCAGCCGGGCGGCCACCCCCCGCGCGTGGTCGCGCAGATAGAGCCGCAGGTCGGTGGCGACCTGGTCGTTGCGGGACCGGCCGGCGCGCAGCTTGCCGCCGAGGCTGCCGAGCCGCTCCAGCAGACCCCGTTCCAGGGCGGTGTGCACGTCCTCGTCGTCGATGGTCGGCCGGAACTGCCCGGAGGCGCAGGCCGCCTCCAGGTCGTCCAGGGCGGCCAGGATCCTCCCGAGTTCCTCGGGGTCGAGCAGGCCGGCGCCCGCGAGCACCCGGGCGTGCGCCCGGGAGCCCGCGATGTCGTACGGGGCGAGGCGCCAGTCGAACTGCACGCTCACCGACAGCCGCGCGAGGGCCTCGGCGGGGCCGCCGGCGAACCGGCCGCCCCACAGGCTCGTCCGGTTGGTGGCGGCACTGTTCTCGGTCAGGCTCTTGTCGTCCACCCCGCCCATTGTGGTGCCCATTGTCAGGCGCCGCCGACCCGGGCGTCCCGCGCGGCGGCCATCTTGCTGGGCAGGCCCCAGAGCTGCACGAAACCCTTGGCGAGGGACTGGTCGAAGGTGTCGCCGGTGTCGTAGGTGGCCATGCCGAAGTCGTAGAGGCTGGCCTCGGAGCGCCGGCCG
This genomic interval from Micromonospora sp. CCTCC AA 2012012 contains the following:
- the argH gene encoding argininosuccinate lyase, translated to MGGVDDKSLTENSAATNRTSLWGGRFAGGPAEALARLSVSVQFDWRLAPYDIAGSRAHARVLAGAGLLDPEELGRILAALDDLEAACASGQFRPTIDDEDVHTALERGLLERLGSLGGKLRAGRSRNDQVATDLRLYLRDHARGVAARLVELAEALVEQAERHVDTAAPGMTHLQHAQPVTFGHWLLAHVQPLLRDLERLRDWDHRAAISPLGAGALAGSGLPLDPVAVSKELGFRTSFANSMDAVADRDFVAEFLFTTALIGVHLSRLGEEVVLWTSHEFGWVELDDAFATGSSIMPQKKNADVAELARGKSGRLVGGLMSVLTMLKGLPMTYDRDMQEDKEPAFDAVDTLELLLPALAGMISTMTVRVDRLVAAAPVGFSLATEVADWLVRRNVPFRDAHEITGKLVALCVARDCALDEVSDADLAAVSEHLDPSVRDVLSVRSALAARTTPGSTGPGPVADQLAAAADKLAGWRDWASERVVPR
- a CDS encoding MmcQ/YjbR family DNA-binding protein encodes the protein MTRAEMLTYCLAKPGAWRDRPWEGDEVVKVGSRIFAFLGSPDGEPRVGVKCGPNRDVADEWLHRFPADAKPSPYIGRSGWNSLRLDGGIDDEELIDAVDGSYDAVVAKLPRRERPTA